CGCGCGTTGCCGTGGTCTGCCTCGCAGGCCCACAATCCCGCCCGGTAGAGACGGGCGGCGTATGTCCATTGGTTGCGCGCCCGCAGGGGAAAGGACATGCGGTGGCCTGTCCAGCTGCGGGGCATGGCGTCCTCGCTGATGACCGCAGCCCCAAGCGAGGCGATGAAGTCGGGCAGGCCGTGGTGCACCTGCGGGTCAGCATGGTAGGGGCGGCCAGCCAGAACCACCAGAACGCCCTTGTTGCGCAGGGTTTCGGCATAGATGTGTTCCGCCTCGGCGCACAGTTCTCGCAGGTAGTGCGCCTGCTCGTGCCGCGCCGCCCGCACTGCGGAGCGTACCTCGCCCCTCGGCAGGTTGAATTCGCGGCAGAGGTTGCGCACAAGCGATGCCGTGTGCGTGAGGTTTACAAAGGGCGAGTGCATGACGGCCCCGGCATCCTTGAGTTCCGGCAGATTCTCGCGCACCACCTGCGGGTAGCCGCAGGCCACCGGGCAGGAGAAGGAATCGCACATTTCGGCAAATTCCTGCGCCTCGCGCGGTATGCAGGGGAAGAAAATGCTCTTGATGCCGCTTTCAAGCAGGGCCAGCACATGACCGTGCGCCAGCTTGGCCGGGTAGCATACGCTCTGGGAGGGCACGGACGACAGGCCAGCCGCAAACAGGGCGCGGCTGGTAGGCGGCGACACTTCAACCCGGAACCCCAGCGAGGTAAAGAGGGTGAACCAGAAAGGGTAGTGCGCGTAGACGTTCAGAACTCTGGGGATACCCAGCCTGCCGCGCGGCGCGGATTCAAGGGGCAGCGGTTCGTAGCGGAACAGGCGCTGGTTTTTCCATGCCACAAGGTTGGGAGCCGTGACGGTTGCGCCACGGCGCGCCTCGCTGAACCTGTCGCACCTGTTGCCCGCGATGTGGCGTGAACCGTGCGAAAAGCGCGTTTCTGTGAGCAGACAGTTGTTGCCGCAGTCGCGGCAGCGAAAGCTGCGCGTCCGCATGGCCAAACCACGGATAAGCGGGGCAGTGATGGAAGAGCGCACGCTGACGCATTCCGCCTTTTCCAGTGATTCAAGGGCCGCCCCGTATGCGCCCATAAGGCCGGAAGCCGCAGGGCGGTGCACATGCCGTCCCAACGTGCGCTCCATGGCGCAGAGCAGGGCGTCATTGAGGAAGGAACCGCCCTGCACAACCACATGCTCACCCAGTTCTGCGACATTCTTGATGCGCAGCACCTTGTCCAGCGCATTGCGCACAACAGAATAGCAAAGCCCCGCCGCTATGTCGGCAATCTGCAAGCCGTCTTTCTGGGCCTGCGTGACGCGCGAATTCATAAAAACAGTGCAGCGCGAGCCAAGGTCTGCCGGATGCGCGGCGTACAGGGAAATATCCACAAATTCCTGCATGCACAGGCCAAGGCCACGGGCAAAGCTCTCAAGAAAAGCCCCGCAGCCTGCGGAACAGGCCTCGTTGAGGCTCACGTCGCTGATAACGCCATTATCCACCTTGAGGCATTTCATGTCCTGGCCGCCGATGTCTATGACATAGCTGACCTCAGGCACTAATCGCGTGGCCGCCTTGAAATGGGCCAGGGTTTCCACCAGCACTGTGTCCACGCCAAGGGCGGATTCCGCCAGATGCGCGCCGTAGCCCGTGGCCCCGGATGCGGCAAGCCATGCGCCGTCAGGAATGCGTTCAAGCATGTCTGCCAGCGGGGGCAGCAGGGTCTGTAAGGGATTGCCGCCGTTAGAGGCGTAGCAGGAATCAAGAATGCGCTGTTCGCTGTCTACCAGCACGGCCTTGACCGTGGTTGACCCCAGATCCAGCCCTAGAAACAGTGGTCCACGGGCCTGCCGGATATCTGCTGAGGGCAGCACGTTGGCTGTGGCGTGGCGTTGGCAGAAGCGCGCGTATTCCGCGCTGTCGGCAAACATGGCAGGAAGGATTTTTTCTGCGGCGACCTTGGGCGCGTGCGAAAGGCTGCTGGTGCGCCTGGCAAGATCGGCCAGATCAAGCGGTTCGGCCTCTGTTTCGTGTTCTTCAAGCGACACGGCGCAACGCGCAGCGCCAATGGCGGCTGTGCACTGGGCATAGGGCAGGTGCGCAATGTGCGCCTCCGCAAGATCAAGATTCCTGATGAACAGATTTTTGAGCTCGGGCAGAAAGTGCAAAGGCCCGCCCAAAAAGGCAACCTTGCCGGCAATGGGCCTGCCGCAGGCCAGCCCGCCGATGGTTTGCTCCACCACCGCCTGAAAGATGGAGGCGGCGATATCTTCACGCGGGACGCCGCCGTTGAGCAGGGGAATAATATCCGTTTTGGCGAACACGCCGCAGCGCGAGGCGATGGGGTAGAGCGTGGAATGCCTTGCCGCCAGATCATTGAGGCCGCCCGCATCCGTGCTGAGCAGACGGGCCATCTGGTCGATGAAGGCTCCGGTGCCGCCTGCGCACGATTCATTCATGCGCAGTTCCACATCCTGCCCCAGATAGAGCAGCTTGGCGTCTTCGCCGCCCAGTTCCACAGCCACGGAAGTATCCGGCGCAGCATAGGAAATGGCGCGGGCTGTTGCCAGCAGTTCCTGAACAAAGGGGATGGAGAGCTGATTGCTGAGATCAAGAGCGCCGGAGCCTGTCATGGCGCAGCGCACGGTGGCGGAAGGGTAGAGACGGGAGACTTCGGCAAGCAGGGCTGCCATGGTGGCGCGAACTGCCGTGCCGTGACGGCTGTAGCGGGTTTCGGCAACAGAGCCGTCGCCGTTCAGCAGCGCCAGTTTTACTGTGGTGGAGCCAATATCAAGGCCGAGATAAAAGAGTGGTGGAGACACGTACAAGTCCTCACATGAAACAGGTTTATGTGATTTGGGCCTGATGTCTTCATAAAGCTGAAGCAGAAATTATTTACTTTCTTTCATGAATTCAGGCTACACTTGAACGTCAAAAGAATTCAAGCCCCTTTGCATAAAAAAATTGCGGCCTGCTGATTTTAAACCATCCACTCTTGGAACGGTTCAAAATCTACAGGCCGTAATTTTATCAGCGGGAGTAAAAAGGGATATTGAAACGCTAAACTATACTTTGCTGCGACAACTACTGTTGCGTCATGGAAGCATCAATGCGACCAGTGACGTTGTCCTTGATCCACTTGGGGTCAAGCCACTCAAGGGGGGTCACTTCCACGCCGCCCACCAGAATGCCAAAGTGCAGGTGATCGCCAAAGGCAAGGCCTGTGCTGCCGGTATGGCCAATGAGCTGGCCTCGCTGCACCACATCACCCACTTTTACAACCTGATCGTTGAGGTGGGAGTATATGGACATGAGGCCAAGGCCATGGTCAATGACAATGAGGTTGCCGTAGATGCCAAGGTTGCCGCAGAAGACCACGCGGCCGCTATTGGCGGCGGGCACCTCGGCATTGCGCACCGAAGCAAGGTCAAATCCCAGATGATAGGATTCGCCCACGGGCTTGCCCTGATAGTTGAAGAAACGGTGGTCGCCAAATCCGGCGCGCGGGGCAGAGCGCGGCAAACGCTCAAAAACGCCGCTCCACAGCATGGCCGCGGCAGTGTCCCGCCCAATTTCGCGCAAGGTCTGCACATTGGCGGCGCGCACCTGATTGTTGATATACAGGTAACACTCCAGCGGGTTTGCGGCATCGGGGGCCAGATCGCGCAGCTTGCTTTCAACCGCCATCAGGAAGTTGTCTGTCACTTCAATGCTGTCGCTCTTGAACGTTCTTTCAAAGGACATGACTGTGAGGTGGCTCTTGGTGACATTGCCCGCAAGGTCTGTGGCCGTTATCTCAACGCTGTTCTTGTAGTCTCTGGCGGTCATTGTGTACGGGAAAGGGAAAAAGCAGAGATAGCTGCCGTCTTTTTGCATGTAGCCGGGCACAAAGTAGCCCGCCACCAGAACGCCGCTGCTGCTCACATCTTCATCAATGGTGTAACGCACTACAGCGGTGCCGCCCCTGCGCACATTGGGGGGCAGGGTTTTGACAGAAATGCGCGGGGGCTGCGTATCGAGGCGCATGGGCAGCTGAACCGTGCGGGTGTTGCCCTGGCCGAATCCGGCAAGCGAGCCGTCCGTAGCCCGGATTTCAAGCTCAAAAGCACCTTCGCGCAGGTTGGCGTCCTTCATGGGGACTTCCACCTCGCGTTCAGGAATGTACTGGTCAAAGTGCTTGCTGTAGATGACGTTGAGGACGTTGTTCTTGCGCACGCCTACAGAAATGGAGCGGATGCCCGAAGGATCCTTCATGCGTACTTTGAGTACGCTGGCAGGTGATATCCTGCCGGTATTTGGCGTGACGTCAACGGTAGGGCCGTCAAGATCTTTAAAAAAAGTGTAGCCGCCCAAAACCAGAATGGCGACCACTATAATACCTAGTACCGATGAAAACAAACTTCTTTTACGCATTGCCGACTCCTCATTCTCGCTTCCCGAAGGGTTGCATAAAGAATGGCAAGTTTCAAGGAAAAGTCTGGAACTTGTCTTGATATATCTTCAAGCCCCCCGATGGCGCATTGACTTGGCAGGAAAAATCTGTTTTCACTTCCGCAGTATGCAGTACAGCAAATATTCTGCGGCTGGGGGCACGCCCCGTGAGCCTTCTCCGTCCGTGGACCCAAAACGTCTGCGGCGCAGGATGGTGCGCGAGCAGCTTGAAGCGCGCGGAATCAGCGATCCGGCAGTGCTGGGGGCCATGTTTGCTGTGCCGCGCCATCTTTTTGTGCAGGAAGCGCTGCGCGCCCAGGCCTATGAAGACACGCCCTTGCCCATCGGCTACGGGCAG
Above is a window of Desulfovibrio desulfuricans DSM 642 DNA encoding:
- a CDS encoding acyl-CoA dehydratase activase; this encodes MSPPLFYLGLDIGSTTVKLALLNGDGSVAETRYSRHGTAVRATMAALLAEVSRLYPSATVRCAMTGSGALDLSNQLSIPFVQELLATARAISYAAPDTSVAVELGGEDAKLLYLGQDVELRMNESCAGGTGAFIDQMARLLSTDAGGLNDLAARHSTLYPIASRCGVFAKTDIIPLLNGGVPREDIAASIFQAVVEQTIGGLACGRPIAGKVAFLGGPLHFLPELKNLFIRNLDLAEAHIAHLPYAQCTAAIGAARCAVSLEEHETEAEPLDLADLARRTSSLSHAPKVAAEKILPAMFADSAEYARFCQRHATANVLPSADIRQARGPLFLGLDLGSTTVKAVLVDSEQRILDSCYASNGGNPLQTLLPPLADMLERIPDGAWLAASGATGYGAHLAESALGVDTVLVETLAHFKAATRLVPEVSYVIDIGGQDMKCLKVDNGVISDVSLNEACSAGCGAFLESFARGLGLCMQEFVDISLYAAHPADLGSRCTVFMNSRVTQAQKDGLQIADIAAGLCYSVVRNALDKVLRIKNVAELGEHVVVQGGSFLNDALLCAMERTLGRHVHRPAASGLMGAYGAALESLEKAECVSVRSSITAPLIRGLAMRTRSFRCRDCGNNCLLTETRFSHGSRHIAGNRCDRFSEARRGATVTAPNLVAWKNQRLFRYEPLPLESAPRGRLGIPRVLNVYAHYPFWFTLFTSLGFRVEVSPPTSRALFAAGLSSVPSQSVCYPAKLAHGHVLALLESGIKSIFFPCIPREAQEFAEMCDSFSCPVACGYPQVVRENLPELKDAGAVMHSPFVNLTHTASLVRNLCREFNLPRGEVRSAVRAARHEQAHYLRELCAEAEHIYAETLRNKGVLVVLAGRPYHADPQVHHGLPDFIASLGAAVISEDAMPRSWTGHRMSFPLRARNQWTYAARLYRAGLWACEADHGNARVELVQLTSFSCGIDAITADQMRELMRAHGKLYTLIKMDEGNALASARIRIRSLLAVSRNKAGGSTATAVSHAPPVFSKRDAATHTILVPQMAPLHLPFMTQAIAGSGHTIQLLPTVSTEAVSLGQAYVNNDACYPAIVAIGQLLQALRDGGLDPRRTALLLSQTCGPCRASNYPALLRKALMEYGYDPVPVLTLNASGSESQPGLRPDRALLWRMLLGMLAGDMLQRLSLFTGTYECHVGQTEDRVQHWLQTLIPVVRKGDETALRQLLPRLVQDFASIRTALAPKPRVAVVGEILLTYHADANNHIVEQIRQEGGEPLLPDFANFMLYCLRDAVYDWRYQGGSAWAALGNALVMRRIEGVRRYMRGALNTSPLSAHVMPVAHIDDLARLGESVMSLGNSAGEGWLLPAEMLEFLEHGTNNILCLQPFGCLPNHVVGRGAFKAVRRQRSEANIMALDYDPGSSEANQLNRIRLFMAIAREKEKEREEAARHARHTYAGTMGNDRAYWQQ
- a CDS encoding M23 family metallopeptidase, which produces MRKRSLFSSVLGIIVVAILVLGGYTFFKDLDGPTVDVTPNTGRISPASVLKVRMKDPSGIRSISVGVRKNNVLNVIYSKHFDQYIPEREVEVPMKDANLREGAFELEIRATDGSLAGFGQGNTRTVQLPMRLDTQPPRISVKTLPPNVRRGGTAVVRYTIDEDVSSSGVLVAGYFVPGYMQKDGSYLCFFPFPYTMTARDYKNSVEITATDLAGNVTKSHLTVMSFERTFKSDSIEVTDNFLMAVESKLRDLAPDAANPLECYLYINNQVRAANVQTLREIGRDTAAAMLWSGVFERLPRSAPRAGFGDHRFFNYQGKPVGESYHLGFDLASVRNAEVPAANSGRVVFCGNLGIYGNLIVIDHGLGLMSIYSHLNDQVVKVGDVVQRGQLIGHTGSTGLAFGDHLHFGILVGGVEVTPLEWLDPKWIKDNVTGRIDASMTQQ